The genomic region GGAGCTCATCCGCTATATGGAATAAATCCTGATATTGCGGTATTTGCAAAGGCAATGAGTAATGGTTATCCTATGGCAGCGATTATCGGAAAGGAAGAAACGATGCAGTCGTCTCAGGATACCTTCATCAGCAGTACGTACTGGACTGAAGGAATTGGACCCGTTGCTGCACTTGCTACGATTGAAAAATATGAGCAGTGCAATGTTCCGGAACATCTCGTAAAAACGGGAACTGCCGTGCAGGAAGGATGGCAACTTGCTGCTGAAGACAAGCAGATCGATATAGATATCGGAGGAATTCCTCCACTCAGTCATTTTTCAGCGAAAGGAGAGACCGGGCCTCTGGTGCAGACCCTGTATACACAAATGATGCTCGATAAAGGATTCCTTGCCGGAAAATCATTCTATGCCTCGTATGCACACCAGAAAGAGCATGTCCAGCGGTATCTAAAAGCAACCGATGAGGTATTTGAGATGATTTCAAGTGGTCTTGACAATGGTAATCTTGGCAAGATGCTTAAAGGGCCCGTTGCAAAACCGGGTTTTCACCGCCTTACATGATGCCGCTTGTCATTCGTGCCGACGCAAGCCCGGAGATTGGAACCGGACATGTTATGCGGTGTCTTGCCCTTGCAGAGGCATGGCAGGATAATGGTGGGGATGTTGTCTTTGTCTCTACATTTGATTCTCCTGCCTTGGGGGCACGCATGAAAAATGAAGGGATCAAGATCATCCACATAAGCCCGGTGGCAGGATCATCAGGTGATGCAGATGAAACGGCGCGGATCGCCTTTTCTATTGGTGCAAAGTGGATTGTAGTCGACGGCTATTCATTTGATGCGGATTACCAGAAACGAATCAAAGATTCTGGATTATCTCTCCTTTTTCTTGACGATTACGGGCATGCAGATCATTACTACGCGGACATTGTCCTCAATCAGAATATGTCTGCCTGCATGTCCTTATACGGGCAGCATGAACCATACACCCGGTTCGCTCTTGGAACGAGATATGCCCTTTTAAGAAAGGAATTCTTGGTATGGTCCGGCTGGCGTCGGGATCATAAGGAAGTTGCCCGAAAGATTCTCATTACACTCGGGGGAAGTGATCCGGCGAATGTCACTCTCAAAGTTATTGAAGCCGTAAAAGAAATCGATGTGAGTGATCTCGAAGTTACCGTGGTTGTAGGGGGTGCAAACCAGAATTTCGACCGGCTTTGCGAAGCGGTGAATGATCAAGCCGGCTTCAGACTGATAAAAAATGCCGAGAATATG from Methanoregula sp. harbors:
- the pseG gene encoding UDP-2,4-diacetamido-2,4,6-trideoxy-beta-L-altropyranose hydrolase, encoding MMPLVIRADASPEIGTGHVMRCLALAEAWQDNGGDVVFVSTFDSPALGARMKNEGIKIIHISPVAGSSGDADETARIAFSIGAKWIVVDGYSFDADYQKRIKDSGLSLLFLDDYGHADHYYADIVLNQNMSACMSLYGQHEPYTRFALGTRYALLRKEFLVWSGWRRDHKEVARKILITLGGSDPANVTLKVIEAVKEIDVSDLEVTVVVGGANQNFDRLCEAVNDQAGFRLIKNAENMPELMAWADIAISAGGSTCWELAFMGLPSCIIALAENQRKSSESLFAGKITEYAGWFEDVTHEDLVLKITALLFDKKNRSILCHNARLLTDGNGARKIIQQMNA